Within the Chloroflexi bacterium ADurb.Bin180 genome, the region CAACATCCAGTTCCTGGATGAAGCCAATCAGCTTCAGATGGTATGGCAGACGAGCTGGGCGGTCACCACGCGCCTGGTCGGTGCCCTGGTAATGGTCCATGGCGACGATCAGGGCCTTCGGCTGCCCCCGCGTATGGCGCCAATTCAAGTTGTGCTGGTACCGATCTGGAAGACCGACCAGGAGCGCAGCCAGGTGATGGCTGTGGCCGACAAGATCAAGACCGACCTAGGAAGCTATTTCCGCCTGCACGTCGACAACCGCGAGGACCTTTCTCCCGGCTATAAATTCAACGACTGGGAGATGCGCGGCGTACCCCTGCGCATCGAGCTCGGCCCGAAGGACGTGGAGAAGAACCAGGCTGTGCTCGCGCGGCGCGATGTTCCAGCCAGGCAGAACAAGTGCTTTGTGTCCCTTGACTCGCTGGTGCCTGAGGTGCGCCGCCTCCTCGACGACATCCAGCGCAATCTGTATGCACAGGCCCTGCGCTTCCGCGAGGAGAACACCTTCTACCCTGACGATCTCGAGGGGCTGGTCGAGGCCGTAGGCAAGGGATTCGGCGTGGCCTACTGGTGCGGTTCTGCCGAGTGCGAAGACAAGATCAAGGAAGCCACCAAAGGCACCATCCGCTGCATCCCGATGGATCAGGAGAAAAAGCCAGGCCGATGCGTGATCTGCGGCCAGAGTGCCGAGGAGAAGGCCGTCATTGCCCGCTCATTCTAACCCGGAGAACACGAGCCTGAGCCAGCCTCAGGGCCTGAACGCCAGAATGAAGGCCGTCCGCGAAATGGCTGATGCCAAGGGCTTTTCGTCGGATCCGGCGCGCATCTGGGAAATGCTGGCCCTGATTCACACCGAGGTTTCTGAGGCCACCGACGCGTACAAAAAGGGCCAGCCGCTGGAGAAGGTGGGCGAAGAGCTGACCGACGCGATCATCCGCATCCTGCACCTGCTCTCAGCGTTGGATCTGGACGCCGACCAGCTCTTTGAGGCCAAAATGGCGGTCAACTGGGAGCGTCCGATCAAGTTCAACACGGTCAGGGGCGGCTGAGTCGTGCATCCCTTCACCGCCGGCGAGTCGGTTCTGGTCCTGCTGGGCAGCAAGCGCTTCCTCATGCCATTGCAGCCAGGGATCCTGCAACATACGCATCAAGGTCTCATTCGCCACGACGACATCATCGGCCAGGCGCCCGGAACCAAACTGGTCACCCACATCGGTTTTCCCGTTGTTGCATTGCGTCCCTCGCTCTATGACGTAATTATGAATCTGGAGCGGATCTCCCAGATTGTCTATCCGAAGGAGATCGGCTACATCCTGATGAAACTGAGCGTCGGCCCGGGCAGCCACATTGTCGAAGCAGGCACCGGCAGCGGGGCCCTGACGGCCGCACTGGCCCACGCTGTGCGACCGAGCGGCCGTGTCCACTCCTACGATGTCCGCGACGATATGCTGCGCGTGGCTACGCGCAACCTCACCAATGCCGCCCTGATAGAGTGGGTAGAGCTGAAGCAGAGGGACATCGCCGATGGATTTGACGAACAGGACGCCGACGCGCTGTTCCTTGACGTCAGAGAGCCCTGGCGCTACCTGCAACAATCCTGGAACGCGCTGACCGAGGGTGGTTTCTTTGGTGCCATCGTTCCTACCACCAACCAGGTATCGGATCTGATTGCAGGGCTGAACCTGGCTCATTTCACCGACATCGAAGTCTGCGAGATCCTCTTCCGGGCATACAAACCGGTCCCGGCACGCCTCAGGCCGGTCGACCGCATGACCGCTCACACCGGCTATTTGGTGTTTGCTCGCAAGCTGGAAAAGCCGGTAGCGCCTGTCGCCACGGACAAGGCCGAGATAGAAAACACGACACAGGAGGTGCTCTAGATGGGCAAGATTCTCCGC harbors:
- the proS_2 gene encoding Proline--tRNA ligase; its protein translation is MVQKITPRSVDDSTWYTDIVQAADLADYSPVRGCMVIKPYGYAIWENMQQYLDQRFKATGHQPAYFPLFIPQSFIQKEADHIEGFAPQLAVVTHGGGEKLEEPLIVRPTSETIINAMYAKWIRSYRDLPILYYQWGNVVRWEMRTRLFLRTTEFLWHEGHTAHATAGQAMEEVMAILNIYRELAQNEMAMPVIPGRKSDSEKFAGADATWTIEAMMGNKWALQAGTSHFLGQHFAKVFNIQFLDEANQLQMVWQTSWAVTTRLVGALVMVHGDDQGLRLPPRMAPIQVVLVPIWKTDQERSQVMAVADKIKTDLGSYFRLHVDNREDLSPGYKFNDWEMRGVPLRIELGPKDVEKNQAVLARRDVPARQNKCFVSLDSLVPEVRRLLDDIQRNLYAQALRFREENTFYPDDLEGLVEAVGKGFGVAYWCGSAECEDKIKEATKGTIRCIPMDQEKKPGRCVICGQSAEEKAVIARSF
- the trmI gene encoding tRNA (adenine(58)-N(1))-methyltransferase TrmI; this translates as MHPFTAGESVLVLLGSKRFLMPLQPGILQHTHQGLIRHDDIIGQAPGTKLVTHIGFPVVALRPSLYDVIMNLERISQIVYPKEIGYILMKLSVGPGSHIVEAGTGSGALTAALAHAVRPSGRVHSYDVRDDMLRVATRNLTNAALIEWVELKQRDIADGFDEQDADALFLDVREPWRYLQQSWNALTEGGFFGAIVPTTNQVSDLIAGLNLAHFTDIEVCEILFRAYKPVPARLRPVDRMTAHTGYLVFARKLEKPVAPVATDKAEIENTTQEVL